TGAGCGCTTCAATCGAGCCCTGGCCCTTGAGTTCGCCGTCGTGGATACAAACTATGTGATCGCATAGACGTTCCACCTCGCTCATGATGTGCGTGCAGTAGATGATCGTCTTGCCTCGCTCGCGCTCTTGCTCCACAAAACGCATGACATCCTGGCTCATCACGACATCGAGGCCGCTGGTGGGTTCGTCGAAGAACAGCACTTGGGGATCATGGATCAGCGTCCGAGCGATGTTGACTCGCTGTTTCTGTCCGGTACTGAGTTTATCGCAGAGGCCGTCGGCGTACGAGCCAATATCTAAGCGTGAGATGAGTTCATCCACTTTCGACTTGAGTGTCGCGCCCTGCAACCCGTAGAGTTCTCCAAAGTAGGCGAGAATTTCCCGGGGGGACATCCGCCCATATAGGGCGGTTGAAGTAGACATGAACCCGATGCTCCGCCGGACCTCGGTGGGCTGCTTGACGATGTCAAAATCATTGACCCAGGCGCGTCCGCCTGACGGAGTGAGAACCGTGGAAAGCATCCTAAGCAGGGTCGATTTGCCTGCGCCGTTCTTTCCGAGTAACCCTACTATTTGGCCCGCGTTCGCTTCAAACGTGGCATCTTGGACGGCTTTCACGTCGCCACGTTTGGGGTCGATGAAGACTTTTGAAAGTGACTCAGTGCGAACCATGCGAGGGATTATACGTTTGCAACTCAGGTGAGGATTCGCAAGGGCTGATCAGTTGGCACAGTTTATGTCACCAGGTAACCTGATGGAGGCCGATTGAAAGTGTTTTGTCTTACGAGGATAGTGGGTGGATTAGTTGCGGCGAGCCTGGCTTGTGCGGCTCTTTCTCGATCTGTATCCGCGTCCGGCAGCGCTGTTTACGTTGACGGAACTCAAGTGATCACATTCCGGGCGACTTCAAATGGAGTGAGTCCAGATCAGCTTGCGGCAAAGGCAGCTTCCCGGCTTTCGAGGGCCTCGGGAAAAGTTGCTGTGCGGAGATCCGGTGACGATTATGTCATCAAGGTTGGCGCAGACACAGTTTTGACGATCACGCGTCCGGAGGCTGTTGCTCGGGGAATTGACCGAAAGACCCTTGCCTACCGGTGGGCTGGCGAACTACAAAGAGTCCTCGTCGAGAGCAAACGTTCAGCAAATCCAAGCCAAGGGGAGATTCGATTGCCTGTCGGCGACTCCACCGCCTTATCGATACCCACGACGGTCAAGGTCACATCCTCAGATGATCGATTTCTCTCGATTAGCAAGGCCGGCTCGACGTACTATGCGACGGCGATTCGGCCAGGCACCGGATTTGTGACCATCAACAACGGAGGTGCCGTCCGCCAAGTGAGTTTCGTGTGCCGCATGACAGCGGCAAAGCTTCCAGATGCCTATGAGGCGGAGGTGACAGGTAGGCCAGCAATTCCTGGAACCGTGCGCGGTGCCATCGAAGCGGCTCTCAAGCAACAAACGAAGTTTTCACCGCTTGCAAAGCTCGAATGGAGTGTGGAGAACGTACCTGCGCTGGGAGCAGGGCTTACTGTCACAGTGCCCGTCA
The DNA window shown above is from Armatimonadota bacterium and carries:
- a CDS encoding ATP-binding cassette domain-containing protein, which gives rise to MVRTESLSKVFIDPKRGDVKAVQDATFEANAGQIVGLLGKNGAGKSTLLRMLSTVLTPSGGRAWVNDFDIVKQPTEVRRSIGFMSTSTALYGRMSPREILAYFGELYGLQGATLKSKVDELISRLDIGSYADGLCDKLSTGQKQRVNIARTLIHDPQVLFFDEPTSGLDVVMSQDVMRFVEQERERGKTIIYCTHIMSEVERLCDHIVCIHDGELKGQGSIEALKAQTGESSLEKAFLNVVGYSREVVA